The Desulfoscipio gibsoniae DSM 7213 genome contains a region encoding:
- a CDS encoding ParA family protein, whose product MGEIIAIANQKGGVGKTTTAVNLSAWLSLLGCRVMLVDIDPQGNTTSGVGVDKDVLEYCIYDLILGNIEIDAVLRNNILEKLDLIPSSIELAGAEIEMVGVKNREFILRNILVKVKEQYDYIIIDCPPSLGLLTINALVAADSVIVPLQCEYYALEGLGQLMNTIKLVQQSLNKELIIKGVVLTMFDGRTNLSIQVVDEVKKFFKDKVYRSIIPRNVRLSEAPSHGKPVMVYDRRSRGAELYRELAREVMGVE is encoded by the coding sequence GTGGGAGAAATAATTGCTATTGCTAATCAAAAGGGGGGAGTAGGTAAAACCACCACGGCGGTTAACCTCTCCGCGTGGTTATCATTGTTAGGGTGTAGGGTGATGCTCGTTGATATCGACCCACAGGGAAATACAACCAGTGGTGTCGGCGTTGATAAAGATGTCCTGGAATACTGTATATATGATTTAATCTTAGGTAACATAGAAATTGATGCTGTGTTGAGAAATAATATATTAGAAAAACTTGATTTAATACCGTCTTCTATTGAATTAGCCGGTGCCGAAATTGAAATGGTTGGCGTGAAGAACAGAGAGTTTATATTAAGAAATATTTTAGTAAAAGTAAAAGAGCAATATGATTATATTATTATTGACTGTCCACCTTCACTTGGCTTGTTGACTATTAATGCCCTTGTAGCAGCTGATTCAGTAATTGTGCCTTTACAATGTGAGTATTATGCATTGGAGGGGCTTGGGCAATTAATGAACACAATAAAACTTGTGCAGCAAAGTTTAAACAAGGAATTAATAATTAAAGGCGTGGTATTAACTATGTTTGATGGACGTACAAATTTATCTATACAGGTTGTTGATGAAGTAAAAAAATTTTTTAAAGACAAAGTATATAGAAGTATTATTCCTCGCAATGTAAGACTAAGCGAGGCACCCAGTCATGGTAAACCGGTAATGGTATACGACCGACGTTCTAGGGGAGCCGAGCTTTACCGTGAATTAGCTCGTGAGGTGATGGGTGTTGAATAA
- a CDS encoding zinc ribbon domain-containing protein, translating to MKICKEYKASNGHDCPQCVTEHDRDINAAKNLF from the coding sequence ATAAAAATTTGTAAGGAATATAAAGCATCTAATGGCCACGATTGCCCACAGTGCGTAACTGAACATGATCGAGATATAAATGCAGCTAAGAATCTTTTTTAA